The Streptomyces cynarae genome contains a region encoding:
- a CDS encoding cellulase family glycosylhydrolase, with product MTGKPSPGRAGRRLSLLVSLPLALITTVAVPSASALADTATNTTASTTVDADARTGAQAVVAAMQPSWNLGNTLDAFPTETSWGSPLTTKATFDAVKAAGYRSVRIPVTWSNAQDTTAPYTIDPKYMARVKQVVDWAIEDGLYVDLNVHHDSWQWIKNITTDDHDAVLARFDSTWQQIAAAFKDEPRKLLFESVNEPQFSDNATDAQKTQAMDELNTSFHTIVRKSGGGNATRVLLLPDQNTSPTDLQKMTELYTTITRLKDPNLGATMHYYSFWPFSVNNSGFTTYNETAQQDLVTAFTQMHDVFVAKGIPVYLGEYGTLSYPDFTKPDQIERGEAFKYFEQLGYEARINGITTALWDAGSFLNRNTLQWRDPELVALIRASWHTRSGTASTDQVFLPKSAPVAAHTVTLNLNGLSFRGLWQGDTRLRPGVDYAVSGDQLTLTPSLLTRLGGDRALGENATFQARFSRGVPWTFHVITNDLPVQSDVTGTTDSLTIPTQFKGDVLATMESRYADGSNAGPYSWTPYQEFNTHFTPDYPNGAIKLTSDYLKTLTDGATVTLKFDFWSGASVTYHVTRSGDKVTGTVS from the coding sequence ATGACCGGAAAGCCCAGCCCGGGGAGAGCCGGCCGGCGGCTGTCGCTGCTGGTGAGCCTGCCCCTGGCCTTGATCACCACGGTTGCTGTACCCAGCGCCTCAGCCCTGGCCGACACCGCCACGAACACCACCGCGAGCACCACCGTGGACGCGGACGCCCGCACCGGCGCGCAGGCCGTGGTGGCGGCGATGCAGCCGAGCTGGAACCTGGGCAACACCCTGGACGCCTTCCCGACCGAGACGTCGTGGGGCAGCCCGCTCACCACCAAGGCGACGTTCGACGCGGTCAAGGCGGCCGGCTACCGCAGTGTGCGGATCCCGGTGACCTGGAGCAACGCCCAGGACACCACCGCGCCCTACACGATCGACCCGAAGTACATGGCGCGGGTCAAGCAGGTCGTGGACTGGGCCATCGAGGACGGCCTGTACGTCGACCTGAACGTGCACCACGACTCGTGGCAGTGGATCAAGAACATCACCACCGACGACCATGACGCGGTGCTCGCCCGGTTCGACTCGACCTGGCAGCAGATCGCGGCCGCGTTCAAGGACGAGCCGCGCAAGCTGCTGTTCGAGAGCGTCAACGAGCCGCAGTTCAGCGACAACGCCACCGATGCGCAGAAGACCCAGGCGATGGACGAGCTGAACACCTCGTTCCACACGATCGTCCGGAAGTCCGGCGGCGGCAACGCCACCCGCGTACTGCTGCTGCCCGACCAGAACACCAGCCCGACCGACCTCCAGAAGATGACCGAGCTGTACACGACGATCACCAGGCTGAAGGACCCGAACCTCGGGGCCACGATGCACTACTACAGCTTCTGGCCGTTCAGCGTGAACAACAGCGGCTTCACCACCTACAACGAGACCGCCCAGCAGGATCTGGTCACCGCCTTCACGCAGATGCACGACGTCTTCGTGGCCAAGGGCATCCCGGTGTACCTGGGCGAGTACGGCACGCTGTCCTACCCGGACTTCACCAAGCCCGACCAGATCGAGCGGGGCGAGGCGTTCAAGTACTTCGAGCAGCTGGGTTACGAGGCGCGGATCAACGGCATCACCACCGCGTTGTGGGACGCCGGCTCGTTCCTCAACCGCAACACCCTCCAGTGGCGCGACCCCGAGCTGGTCGCACTGATCAGGGCGAGCTGGCACACCCGCTCCGGTACCGCGTCCACCGACCAGGTGTTCCTGCCGAAGTCCGCGCCGGTCGCCGCGCACACCGTCACCCTCAACCTCAACGGCCTGTCCTTCCGCGGCCTGTGGCAGGGCGACACCCGGCTGCGTCCCGGCGTGGACTACGCGGTGTCCGGTGACCAGCTCACGCTGACCCCCTCGCTGCTCACCCGACTGGGCGGCGACCGGGCGCTCGGCGAGAACGCCACCTTCCAGGCGCGGTTCTCCCGGGGCGTGCCGTGGACGTTCCACGTGATCACCAACGACCTGCCGGTGCAGTCCGACGTGACCGGTACGACCGACTCGTTGACCATCCCCACCCAGTTCAAGGGCGACGTACTGGCCACCATGGAGTCCCGGTACGCGGACGGCAGCAACGCCGGCCCCTACTCCTGGACCCCGTACCAGGAGTTCAACACCCACTTCACGCCGGACTACCCGAACGGCGCGATCAAGCTGACCTCCGACTACCTGAAGACCCTCACCGACGGCGCCACCGTGACCCTGAAGTTCGACTTCTGGAGCGGGGCCTCCGTCACGTACCACGTGACCAGGTCCGGCGACAAGGTCACCGGCACCGTCTCCTGA
- a CDS encoding glycoside hydrolase family 43 protein yields MPDQHQATTAVSNPIIPGFHPDPTVCRVGDDYYLACSSFEYFPGVPVFHSRDLVNWTQIGNALDRPEQLALPLDSPSSAGVYAPTLRYHDGVFHLIVTNVSGYGNLLVTATDPAGPWSDPVRLPDVPGIDPDLAWDEDGTCWCTCAGVRQVRLDPTTGKVTGEPKDVWSGTPGARYPEAPHLYHIGEHWYLMIAEGGTERAHAVAIARGTSPNGPFEPCPHNPILTHRGREHPVQNTGHADLVQGPDGSWWLVLLGVRPNGGTPGWHVLGRETYLAPVTWNEEGWPVVGSPDLELTVPNWPLHPAPPVPVRDDFDDERLAPQWVSLRDRPAELITTGERPGWLSLRARGASLDDRDVVFVGRRQQHHACRAGALVDATEGAGGLAVRLDERHHYEVEVADSEVRVVARLGSVRSVVASRPAPAGPVVLRVDVTTPAPDYPGSGPDLVTLGFEEPDGTFTALAALDGRYLSTEVAGGFTGRVIGVYAATGTVHVDWFDYQPLTPES; encoded by the coding sequence GTGCCCGACCAGCACCAGGCGACCACCGCCGTCAGCAATCCGATCATCCCCGGGTTCCACCCCGACCCCACGGTGTGCCGGGTCGGCGATGACTACTACCTCGCCTGCTCCAGCTTCGAGTACTTCCCGGGCGTGCCGGTCTTCCACAGCCGCGACCTGGTCAACTGGACGCAGATCGGCAACGCGCTGGACCGGCCCGAGCAACTGGCCCTCCCGCTGGACTCGCCGTCCTCCGCCGGCGTCTACGCGCCCACCCTCCGGTACCACGACGGAGTGTTCCACCTGATCGTCACCAACGTCAGCGGCTACGGGAACCTGCTCGTCACCGCCACCGACCCGGCCGGCCCGTGGTCCGACCCCGTCCGGCTGCCGGACGTGCCCGGCATCGACCCGGACCTCGCCTGGGACGAGGACGGCACCTGCTGGTGCACCTGCGCCGGCGTTCGGCAGGTCCGGCTCGACCCGACCACCGGCAAGGTGACCGGCGAACCCAAGGACGTCTGGTCCGGCACCCCCGGCGCCCGCTACCCCGAGGCCCCGCACCTCTACCACATCGGCGAGCACTGGTACCTCATGATCGCCGAGGGCGGCACCGAGCGTGCGCACGCCGTTGCCATCGCCCGTGGCACGTCCCCGAACGGGCCCTTCGAGCCGTGCCCGCACAATCCGATCCTCACCCACCGCGGCCGCGAGCACCCGGTGCAGAACACCGGCCACGCCGACCTCGTACAGGGCCCGGACGGCTCCTGGTGGCTGGTACTGCTCGGCGTCCGCCCGAACGGCGGCACCCCCGGCTGGCACGTGCTCGGCCGTGAGACCTACCTCGCCCCGGTCACCTGGAACGAGGAGGGTTGGCCGGTGGTCGGCTCACCCGACCTGGAGCTGACCGTCCCGAACTGGCCGCTGCACCCCGCGCCCCCGGTGCCGGTGCGCGACGACTTCGACGACGAGCGGCTCGCCCCGCAGTGGGTCTCGCTGCGCGACCGCCCGGCCGAGCTGATCACCACCGGCGAACGCCCCGGGTGGCTGAGCCTGCGGGCCCGGGGCGCGTCGCTCGACGACCGGGACGTGGTGTTCGTCGGCCGCCGCCAGCAGCACCACGCGTGTCGGGCCGGCGCCCTGGTCGACGCGACCGAGGGCGCCGGCGGCCTGGCGGTGCGATTGGACGAGCGGCACCACTACGAGGTGGAGGTCGCCGACAGCGAGGTGCGCGTGGTCGCCCGCCTCGGCTCGGTGCGCAGCGTGGTCGCGTCCCGGCCCGCGCCGGCCGGCCCGGTGGTGCTGCGGGTGGACGTCACGACCCCGGCGCCGGACTACCCGGGCAGCGGCCCCGACCTCGTCACGCTCGGATTCGAGGAGCCGGACGGCACGTTCACCGCGCTGGCCGCACTGGACGGCCGCTACCTGTCCACCGAGGTGGCCGGCGGCTTCACCGGTCGCGTCATCGGCGTCTACGCCGCGACCGGCACCGTCCACGTCGACTGGTTCGACTACCAGCCGCTCACCCCGGAGTCGTGA
- a CDS encoding ricin-type beta-trefoil lectin domain protein yields MKRFLRAARDRLLAPAAALTLTAAALSVGALTAAPAATAATATTSATVTVDTTHWLANYSSTTPGLNTQVYDANMNRSDIPGLLSNAGVGMMRYPGGSYADIYHWQTNTADGAFVAPNTDFDSFMGTVRAAHAQPIITADYGSGTPQEAAGWVRYANITKGYGVKYWEIGNEIPGNGEYGAQWETDKHSSHSATTYANNLLQFISAMKAVDPSIKIGAVLTTPGSWPDGIVGPGDTMDWNHTVLSIAGPKIDFVIVHHYPSSTSEADLLTKPQGQVPDMAATVRSLINQYAGSNAPNVGIAITETAPDRDKDTAPNALFTPDQMLTWAENGAFTVDYWAMHNGTDCSQVTTVDGATDYGDGGVLSSGASCEPAVDTPFAPYYGISMISKLAQSGDSLIQTSSSTSLISAHAVHRGNGDVNVMLINKDPNNSTTVSLSYNGFTPSSAAPTVYTYQKNGTSITSSTSGTATTQTVPPYSVVVVQMHPSSGGSTGALHAVGAGKCLDINNSSTTAGTQAQIWDCNGGTAQTLTRTSAKEFRLYAGTSTPMCLDDYGSGTTNGTAAVIWQCTGGANQQWNVNSNGTITNVATGLCLDVNGFGTANGTKVQLWTCGSNQSNQQWTFG; encoded by the coding sequence GTGAAACGGTTCCTGCGCGCGGCGCGTGATCGCCTGCTCGCCCCAGCCGCCGCTCTGACGCTCACCGCCGCCGCCCTGTCCGTCGGCGCGCTCACCGCCGCCCCGGCAGCCACCGCCGCCACCGCCACCACCTCGGCGACGGTGACGGTCGACACCACCCACTGGCTGGCGAACTACTCGTCCACCACCCCCGGCCTGAACACCCAGGTCTACGACGCCAACATGAACCGCTCGGACATCCCCGGCCTGCTCAGCAACGCCGGTGTCGGGATGATGCGCTACCCGGGCGGCAGCTACGCCGACATCTACCACTGGCAGACCAACACCGCCGACGGGGCCTTCGTCGCCCCGAACACCGACTTCGACTCGTTCATGGGCACCGTCCGGGCGGCGCACGCGCAGCCGATCATCACCGCGGACTACGGGTCGGGCACTCCGCAGGAGGCGGCCGGCTGGGTGCGGTACGCCAACATCACCAAGGGCTACGGCGTCAAGTACTGGGAGATCGGCAACGAGATCCCCGGCAACGGCGAGTACGGCGCGCAGTGGGAGACGGACAAGCACTCCAGCCACAGCGCCACCACCTACGCCAACAACCTCCTGCAGTTCATCTCGGCGATGAAGGCGGTCGACCCCAGCATCAAGATCGGGGCGGTGCTCACCACGCCCGGGAGCTGGCCGGACGGCATCGTCGGCCCCGGCGACACCATGGACTGGAACCACACGGTCCTGTCGATCGCCGGCCCGAAGATCGACTTCGTGATCGTGCACCACTACCCGTCGAGCACCAGCGAAGCCGATCTGCTGACCAAGCCGCAGGGCCAGGTCCCGGACATGGCCGCCACGGTGCGGTCGCTGATCAACCAGTACGCCGGCAGCAACGCGCCGAACGTGGGCATCGCCATCACCGAGACAGCCCCCGACAGGGACAAGGACACCGCCCCGAACGCGTTGTTCACCCCTGACCAGATGCTGACCTGGGCGGAGAACGGCGCGTTCACGGTCGACTACTGGGCCATGCACAACGGCACCGACTGCTCCCAGGTGACCACTGTGGACGGTGCCACCGACTACGGCGACGGGGGCGTGCTCTCCAGCGGCGCGTCCTGCGAGCCGGCGGTGGACACCCCGTTCGCGCCCTACTACGGCATCTCGATGATCAGCAAGCTGGCCCAGTCCGGCGACTCGCTGATCCAGACCAGCAGCTCCACCTCGCTGATCTCCGCGCACGCGGTGCACCGCGGCAACGGCGACGTGAACGTGATGCTGATCAACAAGGACCCGAACAACAGCACCACGGTGTCCCTGTCCTACAACGGGTTCACACCGTCCTCGGCCGCCCCGACCGTGTACACGTACCAGAAGAACGGCACGTCGATCACGTCGTCCACCAGCGGCACCGCCACCACCCAGACCGTTCCCCCGTACTCGGTGGTGGTGGTGCAGATGCACCCGAGCAGCGGCGGCAGCACCGGCGCGCTGCACGCGGTCGGCGCGGGCAAGTGCCTGGACATCAACAACAGCAGCACCACCGCCGGGACGCAGGCCCAGATCTGGGACTGCAACGGCGGTACGGCCCAGACCCTGACGCGCACCTCGGCCAAGGAGTTCCGCCTCTACGCGGGCACCTCCACCCCGATGTGCCTGGACGACTACGGCAGCGGCACGACGAACGGCACCGCCGCCGTGATCTGGCAGTGCACCGGCGGCGCCAACCAGCAGTGGAACGTCAACTCCAACGGCACGATCACCAACGTGGCCACGGGGCTGTGCCTGGACGTGAACGGGTTCGGCACAGCGAACGGCACCAAGGTGCAGCTCTGGACCTGCGGCTCGAACCAGAGCAACCAGCAGTGGACCTTCGGCTGA
- a CDS encoding alpha-galactosidase: MTATPAHQTLSWGHDALRLDLRIAADGTTRLDLGAPSDPAGDGALPLVEVTATGHGRFWSSHRLVDSALGTRLRHRAHHVIREGGWHVLTVALHDPDTGLVAEVVYRSPDGVPALRAEVTLRNEGVGTLHLESVTSLVLGGITDVDLDTADVWWADNDWLAEFRWQRRPLRAALPQLSGRVRYGYGKGSFALAGQGTWSSCGHLPMGALSDRASGRAWVWQVEHNGGGWRWDCGERHDTAYLALSGPTDADHGWRHPLEPGGEFRAVPVSVAFGDRLDDAFGALTRYRRASRRPHPDHENLPVIFNDYMNCLMGDPTTEKLLPLVDAAADAGAEYFVIDAGWYDDSAGWWDGVGEWEPSTTRFPGPRGIHEVLDRIRERGMVPGLWLEPEVVGVRSPIATALPDEAFFRRDGVRVVETGRYQLDLRHPAARAHLDAVVDRLVGDWGVGYLKLDHNIDAGTGTSGHPAEVPAAGALGHHRAHLAWLDGVLDRHPHLVLEDCASGGMRADQALLSRMQLLSTSDQQNLLHYAPIAAAAPTAVTPEQGAVWAYPQPDDTPDEVAFTLVSALLGRIHLSGQPAGLGPEARALVHQAVAVYRDLRADLPGALPVWPLGLPAWDDPWVALALRTPATTYLTAWRRPGAGPTTTLHLPHLRDTPAVATPVFPAETRVTTAWNPGTAELTLTLPTAPSAVLLRLS; encoded by the coding sequence GTGACCGCCACGCCGGCCCACCAGACCCTCAGCTGGGGCCACGACGCGTTGCGGCTCGACCTGCGCATCGCCGCCGACGGCACCACCCGACTCGACCTGGGCGCGCCCTCCGACCCGGCCGGGGACGGCGCGCTGCCGCTGGTCGAGGTCACCGCCACCGGCCACGGCCGGTTCTGGTCCAGCCACCGCCTGGTGGACAGCGCCCTCGGCACGCGGCTGCGGCACCGCGCGCACCACGTCATCCGCGAGGGCGGGTGGCATGTGCTCACCGTGGCGCTTCACGACCCGGACACCGGGCTGGTCGCCGAGGTGGTGTACCGGTCCCCGGACGGCGTGCCGGCCCTGCGCGCCGAGGTGACGCTGCGCAACGAGGGCGTCGGCACCCTGCACCTCGAGTCGGTGACCTCGCTGGTCCTCGGCGGCATCACCGACGTCGACCTGGACACCGCCGACGTGTGGTGGGCCGACAACGACTGGCTCGCCGAGTTCCGCTGGCAGCGCCGGCCGCTGCGGGCGGCGCTGCCCCAGCTCAGCGGGCGGGTCCGGTACGGGTACGGCAAGGGCTCGTTCGCGCTGGCCGGGCAGGGCACCTGGTCCAGCTGCGGACACCTGCCGATGGGCGCGCTGTCCGACCGCGCGTCCGGCCGCGCCTGGGTGTGGCAGGTCGAGCACAACGGCGGCGGCTGGCGCTGGGACTGCGGCGAACGGCACGACACCGCCTACCTGGCGCTGTCCGGCCCCACCGACGCCGACCACGGCTGGCGGCACCCGCTGGAACCGGGCGGCGAGTTCCGCGCGGTGCCGGTGTCGGTGGCGTTCGGCGACCGGCTGGACGACGCGTTCGGCGCGCTGACCCGCTACCGCCGCGCGAGCCGCCGCCCGCACCCGGACCACGAGAACCTTCCGGTGATCTTCAACGACTACATGAACTGCCTGATGGGCGACCCGACCACCGAGAAGCTGCTGCCGCTGGTGGACGCCGCCGCGGACGCCGGCGCGGAGTACTTCGTGATCGACGCCGGCTGGTACGACGACAGCGCCGGCTGGTGGGACGGCGTCGGCGAGTGGGAGCCGTCCACCACCCGGTTCCCCGGTCCGCGCGGCATCCACGAGGTGCTGGACCGGATCCGCGAGCGCGGCATGGTGCCCGGCCTGTGGCTGGAGCCCGAGGTGGTCGGGGTGCGCAGCCCGATCGCCACGGCGCTGCCGGACGAGGCGTTCTTCCGCCGCGACGGCGTGCGGGTGGTGGAGACCGGGCGGTACCAGCTCGACCTCCGGCACCCGGCCGCCCGCGCCCACCTGGACGCCGTGGTGGACCGGCTGGTCGGCGACTGGGGCGTCGGCTACCTGAAGCTGGACCACAACATCGACGCCGGCACCGGCACCTCCGGCCACCCCGCCGAGGTCCCGGCCGCCGGGGCGCTCGGCCACCACCGGGCGCACCTGGCCTGGCTGGACGGCGTGCTGGACCGGCACCCGCACCTGGTGCTGGAGGACTGCGCGTCCGGCGGCATGCGCGCGGACCAGGCGTTGCTGTCCCGTATGCAACTGCTGTCCACCAGCGACCAGCAGAACCTGCTGCACTACGCGCCGATCGCGGCTGCCGCGCCGACCGCCGTCACCCCCGAGCAGGGCGCCGTGTGGGCCTACCCGCAGCCCGACGACACCCCGGACGAGGTGGCGTTCACCCTGGTGAGCGCGCTGCTCGGGCGGATCCACCTGTCCGGGCAGCCGGCCGGCCTGGGACCGGAGGCGCGCGCCCTGGTGCACCAGGCGGTGGCGGTCTACCGCGACCTGCGCGCCGACCTGCCGGGCGCGCTGCCGGTGTGGCCGCTGGGCCTGCCGGCCTGGGACGACCCCTGGGTGGCGCTGGCCCTGCGCACCCCGGCCACCACCTACCTGACCGCGTGGCGCCGCCCCGGCGCCGGCCCGACCACCACCCTGCACCTGCCGCACCTGCGGGACACCCCGGCGGTCGCGACACCGGTCTTCCCCGCCGAAACCCGCGTCACCACCGCCTGGAACCCCGGTACGGCGGAACTCACGCTGACCCTGCCCACGGCCCCGTCGGCCGTCCTGCTCCGCCTGAGCTGA
- a CDS encoding LacI family DNA-binding transcriptional regulator — protein sequence MVTIADVARHAGVSTSTVSYAFSGKRTISAATRRRVERSVIELGYHPNAGARALAGRRSHVLALVVPLRTDVYVPIMMEIAISVTIRARRHGYDTLLITNHEGPEGVHRVAASGLADGVILMDVQLDDARIPLVRGRPTQAVLIGLPDDPSGLSCVDHDFATAGALCADHLADLGHHEIAFIGYGPGVYQRRAAYAESTLAGFRERAAQRGLRFLHRPCEGTYESTAGTFTRILGDRPSTTGFVVQNEAAIGHLLDLLRTSGRSVPEDVSVVALCPAHLAEQHVPTLTAVTGPAKELGQVAVEQLMRRMTAAERGEQPLDERVLLTPTLTVRQSTGSAPR from the coding sequence ATGGTGACCATCGCCGACGTAGCCCGGCATGCCGGAGTGTCGACCAGCACTGTCAGCTACGCCTTCAGCGGCAAGCGCACGATCTCCGCCGCGACCCGGCGCCGTGTCGAGCGTTCCGTCATCGAACTCGGCTACCACCCCAACGCCGGTGCCAGAGCGCTGGCCGGACGCCGCTCGCACGTCCTGGCCCTGGTCGTGCCGCTGCGCACCGACGTCTACGTCCCGATCATGATGGAGATCGCCATCTCCGTCACCATCCGGGCCCGCCGGCACGGCTACGACACCCTGCTGATCACCAACCACGAAGGCCCCGAAGGCGTGCACCGGGTCGCCGCCAGCGGACTGGCCGACGGGGTGATCCTCATGGACGTCCAACTCGACGACGCACGCATCCCCCTCGTCCGCGGCCGGCCCACCCAGGCCGTCCTGATCGGCCTGCCCGACGACCCCAGCGGCCTCTCCTGCGTCGACCACGACTTCGCCACCGCCGGCGCACTGTGCGCGGACCACCTCGCCGACCTCGGCCACCACGAGATCGCCTTCATCGGCTACGGCCCGGGCGTCTACCAGCGCCGCGCCGCCTACGCCGAGAGCACCCTGGCCGGATTCCGCGAACGAGCCGCACAACGCGGCCTGCGCTTCCTGCACCGCCCCTGCGAGGGCACCTACGAAAGCACAGCCGGGACCTTCACCCGCATCCTCGGCGACCGGCCCAGCACCACCGGCTTCGTCGTGCAGAACGAGGCGGCGATCGGACACCTGCTCGACTTGCTGCGAACCAGCGGACGCTCCGTCCCCGAGGACGTCTCCGTCGTCGCCCTGTGCCCGGCACACCTTGCCGAACAGCACGTGCCGACCCTCACCGCCGTGACCGGCCCGGCCAAGGAACTCGGCCAAGTGGCCGTCGAACAGCTCATGCGCCGGATGACCGCGGCCGAACGCGGCGAACAACCGCTCGACGAACGCGTCCTGCTGACACCGACCCTGACCGTCCGCCAGAGCACCGGCTCCGCGCCGCGGTAG
- a CDS encoding carbohydrate ABC transporter permease, translating to MTNTLSISPTRAGAAAQARGNKAGSARPPWEEPPTVVGQTVKGLTLIGVVAVVLVPIWIILVTSFSTPGAINRAGGLVIWPDGLTVEPYREMLLDPTVRTSLLVSLGITLIGTAVSMAVSVMCAYGLSRPRSFAHRFLLLLLIVTMFVNGGLIPTFLVVTDLGGYGKYWALILPSAVSVFNILILRAFYSETSGELIDAARLDGAGDWRILWSVVLPTSRAVTAVVALFYAVGYWNAFFNVMLYMPTDSQKWPLQYVLLTYVNRGVGLPGSVNAGFGSAHAQTAPLSLQMAVVVLTLIPLLIVYPFVQKHFRTGVLTGAIKG from the coding sequence ATGACCAACACCCTCAGCATCAGCCCCACCCGCGCCGGAGCGGCGGCTCAGGCCCGCGGCAACAAGGCCGGATCGGCACGCCCGCCGTGGGAGGAGCCGCCCACCGTCGTCGGACAGACCGTCAAGGGACTGACCCTGATCGGGGTCGTCGCGGTGGTGTTGGTCCCCATCTGGATCATCCTGGTGACCAGCTTCTCCACTCCCGGGGCGATCAACCGGGCCGGGGGCCTGGTGATCTGGCCGGACGGCCTGACCGTGGAGCCGTACCGCGAGATGCTCCTCGACCCGACCGTGCGGACCTCGCTGCTGGTGAGCCTGGGCATCACCTTGATCGGCACCGCGGTCTCGATGGCCGTGTCGGTCATGTGCGCCTACGGCCTGTCCCGGCCTCGCTCCTTCGCACACCGCTTCCTGCTGTTGCTGCTGATCGTCACGATGTTCGTCAACGGCGGCCTGATCCCCACCTTCCTGGTCGTCACCGACCTCGGCGGCTACGGCAAGTACTGGGCACTGATCCTGCCCAGCGCGGTCTCGGTGTTCAACATCCTGATCCTGCGCGCCTTCTACTCCGAGACCTCCGGCGAGCTCATCGACGCGGCCCGGCTCGACGGCGCAGGCGACTGGCGGATCCTGTGGTCCGTCGTCCTGCCCACCTCGCGCGCCGTGACCGCCGTGGTCGCCCTCTTCTACGCAGTGGGCTACTGGAACGCCTTCTTCAACGTGATGCTCTACATGCCCACGGACAGCCAGAAGTGGCCGCTGCAGTATGTCCTGCTCACCTATGTCAACCGTGGCGTCGGACTGCCCGGCTCGGTCAACGCCGGCTTCGGCAGCGCCCACGCCCAAACGGCGCCGCTGTCCCTGCAGATGGCGGTCGTGGTGCTGACCCTGATCCCGCTCCTGATCGTCTACCCGTTCGTCCAGAAGCACTTCCGCACCGGCGTACTGACCGGAGCGATCAAGGGCTGA
- a CDS encoding ABC transporter permease — MDDHERPGQGRDRPVSVQQSQDTGRPVQLNWRMRIRRDRTLLLMTVPSIALLLVFNYAPLFGLATAFQDYDPLVGVWHSQWVGFDQFRQLFHDAQFWDSLKNTIYLSFVQLILFFPIPIVLALLLNTVLSTRVRNFIQSVVYLPHFFSWVLTITIFQQMLGGAGLLNQYLRSHGMSTWDIMTNPHTFALLVTSQAVWKEAGWGIIVFLAALAGINRELYEAAAADGAGRWRRMWHITLPGMRGVIVLMLVLRLGNALSVGFEQFLIQRDAVGHSSADVLDTFSFYYGIATNNYSYGAAAGLFKSVISLLLIWGANKLAHAFGEDGLYRK; from the coding sequence ATGGATGACCACGAACGTCCTGGACAAGGTCGGGACCGGCCAGTGAGCGTCCAGCAGTCGCAGGACACGGGACGCCCTGTGCAGCTGAACTGGCGGATGAGGATACGGCGCGACAGGACGCTGCTCCTGATGACCGTGCCCTCGATCGCGCTGCTGCTGGTCTTCAACTACGCGCCGCTGTTCGGCCTGGCCACCGCGTTCCAGGACTACGACCCGCTGGTCGGAGTCTGGCACAGCCAGTGGGTGGGATTCGACCAGTTCCGCCAGCTGTTCCACGATGCGCAGTTCTGGGACTCGCTGAAGAACACGATCTACCTCAGCTTCGTCCAGCTGATCCTGTTCTTCCCGATCCCCATCGTGCTGGCCCTGCTGCTGAACACGGTGCTCAGCACACGGGTGCGCAACTTCATCCAGTCCGTGGTCTACCTGCCGCACTTCTTCTCGTGGGTGCTCACGATCACCATCTTCCAGCAGATGCTCGGCGGCGCCGGCCTGCTCAACCAGTACCTGCGCTCGCACGGCATGAGCACATGGGACATCATGACCAACCCGCACACCTTCGCCCTGCTGGTCACCAGCCAGGCGGTGTGGAAGGAGGCCGGCTGGGGGATCATCGTCTTCCTTGCCGCACTGGCCGGCATCAACAGGGAGCTGTACGAGGCCGCCGCAGCCGACGGCGCGGGTCGCTGGCGGCGGATGTGGCACATCACCCTGCCCGGCATGCGCGGAGTGATCGTGCTGATGCTGGTCCTGCGGCTGGGCAACGCGCTGTCGGTGGGCTTCGAGCAGTTCCTGATCCAGCGTGACGCGGTGGGCCACTCGTCCGCGGACGTACTGGACACCTTCTCCTTCTACTACGGCATCGCCACCAACAACTACAGCTACGGAGCGGCTGCCGGGCTGTTCAAGAGCGTGATCTCACTGCTGCTCATCTGGGGTGCCAACAAGCTGGCGCACGCCTTCGGCGAAGACGGGTTGTACCGCAAATGA